A genomic segment from Spinacia oleracea cultivar Varoflay chromosome 3, BTI_SOV_V1, whole genome shotgun sequence encodes:
- the LOC110798337 gene encoding uncharacterized protein isoform X1 has translation MDKSTRQNKLEGASTGLLDLVFSWSLRDVLNRNLYKDKAKRIPNVFSSTSEYTNAFKIPLVEETRASLCSGMESVGNAPACEISRIEFSKDYKPPKEFYYNILTKKITDFKNNGGHYEPEAGDLIVLSNTKPRKIEDLNKPGETFVIALVATMEDDSDMTRILTSKEIDGSKLLPKGVKVEKGVRVFVTYLINLITNMRIWKALNPEPQGVSMDLVLKVLQPTSYAGEDCTICVSRGEFSNVDSSVRGAMDSLKLDESQKSAVFSSILMRKCSHQKDNVKLIWGPPGTGKTKTVASLLFSLFKLKCRTLACAPTNIAVLQLTKWLMGILSESLKYDTYGLGDVILFGNGERMKVDDHDELLDVFLDYRAEVLSKCLSPVDGWKHTLDSMISLLELPEEQYRKYLLDRGVRDDKEDENEDGNESDDDAKGKGWKRDERRKHWKDVIDQSMKGSDKNKKGRKDKSYDKLFSFQEFVENRFYSIGERLGFMMKNLYTHLPTSFITLDAVKSMIILLDLLKILQDARGRVDHNHRLTMKREEFLQILKSLPEQFNLPILSFSDIQTTKNVCLKNAQLIFCTASSSAKMQTEGMEPVEMLVIDEAAQLKECESLIPLQIPGLKNAILIGDDKQLPAMVQSKVADNADFGRSLFERLKKLGHNSQYVNYKDSGFSVSVRSVDGFQGGEEDVIIISTVRSNGNGSVGFLSNHQRTNVALTRARFCLWVVGNGTTLMKSGSVWKELVTDAKIRGCFYNADEDKDLDRAMTAVVVDTEVDLAESLTRKLAAVKIRDHQGESSSIFRNSFESKKENGSSVIGYRRW, from the exons ATGGACAAGTCTACTAGACAAAACAAATTGGAAGGGGCGAGCACAGGTTTACTAGATTTGGTGTTTTCTTGGTCCTTGCGCGACGTCCTTAATAGGAATCTTTACAAGGATAAG GCGAAGCGTATTCCAAATGTGTTTTCATCAACTAGTGAGTACACAAATGCGTTCAAAATCCCACTCGTGGAGGAAACTCGAGCGAGTTTATGCTCAGGAATGGAATCAGTAGGCAATGCCCCTGCTTGTGAGATTTCACGTATCGAGTTCTCCAAGGATTACAAGCCTCCTAAGGAGTTTTATTACAACATTTTGACCAAAAAAATTACAGATTTCAAGAACAATGGAGGACATTATGAGCCTGAGGCAGGGGACCTCATTGTTCTTTCAAATACCAAGCCGCGAAAGATTGAAGATTTGAATAAGCCTGGAGAAACCTTTGTTATTGCCTTGGTTGCTACAATGGAAGATGATTCTGATATGACTCGAATTCTCACATCCAAGGAGATTGATGGTTCGAAATTACTACCTAAGGGGGTTAAGGTTGAAAAGGGTGTAAGAGTTTTTGTCACTTATTTGATCAACTTGATAACGAATATGAGGATATGGAAAGCATTGAATCCTGAACCTCAAGGTGTGAGTATGGACCTTGTTCTTAAGGTTCTTCAGCCTACTTCTTAT GCAGGTGAGGATTGCACTATATGCGTCTCTCGTGGGGAATTTAGCAATGTGGATTCAAGTGTGCGAGGGGCAATGGATTCTTTAAAGTTAGACGAGTCACAAAAATCTGCTGTTTTTAGCAGTATTTTGATGAGAAAATGCTCACATCAGAAAGACAATGTGAAGCTCATATGGGGTCCTCCAGGGACAGGGAAGACGAAAACAGTTGCTTCGCTTTTATTTTCACTTTTCAAATTGAAATGCAGGACCTTAGCTTGTGCTCCGACTAATATAGCAGTTCTTCAACTCACGAAATGGCTTATGGGGATACTGTCAGAGTCTCTCAAGTATGATACTTATGGCTTGGGTGATGTAATTCTGTTTGGAAATGGTGAGCGAATGAAGGTGGATGATCATGATGAGCTCTTAGATGTGTTTTTGGACTATAGAGCTGAAGTCCTCTCTAAATGCCTTTCACCTGTAGATGGCTGGAAGCATACTTTGGATTCAATGATATCTTTACTTGAACTTCCTGAAGAGCAATACCGAAAATACTTGCTAGATAGAGGGGTACGCGATGATAAGGAGGATGAAAATGAAGATGGCAATGAAAGTGATGATGATGCTAAGGGTAAAGGGTGGAAGAGGGATGAAAGAAGAAAGCACTGGAAAGATGTCATTGATCAATCGATGAAAGGAAGCGACAAGAACAAGAAGGGTCGAAAGGATAAATCTTATGATAAGTTGTTTTCATTCCAAGAGTTTGTGGAGAATAGATTCTATTCTATTGGAGAACGTTTAGGTTTCATGATGAAAAATCTATACACACACCTACCAACATCATTCATTACATTGGATGCAGTAAAGAGCATGATTATCCTGCTTGATCTACTCAAAATCCTTCAAGATGCAAGAGGAAGAGTTGATCATAACCATAGATTAACTATGAAGAGAGAAGAGTTTCTTCAAATTCTTAAGTCTCTTCCTGAGCAATTCAATCTTCCAATCTTATCGTTTTCAGACATACAAACAACCAAGAATGTCTGCTTGAAAAATGCTCAGTTGATTTTCTGTACTGCCTCGAGTTCTGCAAAAATGCAAACTGAGGGCATGGAACCAGTGGAAATGTTGGTCATTGATGAAGCTGCTCAGCTTAAAGAATGCGAGTCATTGATTCCTTTGCAAATCCCAGGTCTCAAGAATGCAATTTTGATTGGGGATGATAAGCAGCTGCCAGCAATGGTTCAAAGCAAG GTTGCTGATAATGCTGATTTTGGAAGAAGCCTGTTTGAAAGGTTAAAAAAATTAGGCCATAACAGCCAATATGTGAATTACAAGGATAGTGGTTTCTCAGTGAGTGTTCGTTCTGTTGATGGATTTCAAGGCGGAGAAGAGGATGTAATTATAATCTCAACTGTTCGAAGCAATGGAAATGGATCAGTTGGCTTCCTATCCAATCATCAAAGGACAAACGTAGCCCTAACCAGAGCAAG GTTCTGTCTATGGGTAGTAGGGAATGGAACCACATTAATGAAAAGTGGATCTGTGTGGAAGGAGCTTGTGACTGATGCAAAAATACGAGGGTGTTTCTACAATGCAGATGAGGATAAAGATCTTGATAGAGCAATGACAGCAGTAGTAGTCGATACAGAAGTTGATCTTGCAGAGTCTTTGACAAGAAAGTTGGCTGCAGTTAAAATAAGAGACCATCAAGGAGAATCAAGTTCCATATTTAG AAACAGTTTCGAgtcaaaaaaggaaaatggaagtTCCGTGATTGGATACAGAAGATGGTGA
- the LOC110798337 gene encoding uncharacterized protein isoform X2: MDKSTRQNKLEGASTGLLDLVFSWSLRDVLNRNLYKDKAKRIPNVFSSTSEYTNAFKIPLVEETRASLCSGMESVGNAPACEISRIEFSKDYKPPKEFYYNILTKKITDFKNNGGHYEPEAGDLIVLSNTKPRKIEDLNKPGETFVIALVATMEDDSDMTRILTSKEIDGSKLLPKGVKVEKGVRVFVTYLINLITNMRIWKALNPEPQGVSMDLVLKVLQPTSYAGEDCTICVSRGEFSNVDSSVRGAMDSLKLDESQKSAVFSSILMRKCSHQKDNVKLIWGPPGTGKTKTVASLLFSLFKLKCRTLACAPTNIAVLQLTKWLMGILSESLKYDTYGLGDVILFGNGERMKVDDHDELLDVFLDYRAEVLSKCLSPVDGWKHTLDSMISLLELPEEQYRKYLLDRGVRDDKEDENEDGNESDDDAKGKGWKRDERRKHWKDVIDQSMKGSDKNKKGRKDKSYDKLFSFQEFVENRFYSIGERLGFMMKNLYTHLPTSFITLDAVKSMIILLDLLKILQDARGRVDHNHRLTMKREEFLQILKSLPEQFNLPILSFSDIQTTKNVCLKNAQLIFCTASSSAKMQTEGMEPVEMLVIDEAAQLKECESLIPLQIPGLKNAILIGDDKQLPAMVQSKVADNADFGRSLFERLKKLGHNSQYVNYKDSGFSVSVRSVDGFQGGEEDVIIISTVRSNGNGSVGFLSNHQRTNVALTRARFCLWVVGNGTTLMKSGSVWKELVTDAKIRGCFYNADEDKDLDRAMTAVVVDTEVDLAESLTRKLAAVKIRDHQGESSSIFSFESKKENGSSVIGYRRW; the protein is encoded by the exons ATGGACAAGTCTACTAGACAAAACAAATTGGAAGGGGCGAGCACAGGTTTACTAGATTTGGTGTTTTCTTGGTCCTTGCGCGACGTCCTTAATAGGAATCTTTACAAGGATAAG GCGAAGCGTATTCCAAATGTGTTTTCATCAACTAGTGAGTACACAAATGCGTTCAAAATCCCACTCGTGGAGGAAACTCGAGCGAGTTTATGCTCAGGAATGGAATCAGTAGGCAATGCCCCTGCTTGTGAGATTTCACGTATCGAGTTCTCCAAGGATTACAAGCCTCCTAAGGAGTTTTATTACAACATTTTGACCAAAAAAATTACAGATTTCAAGAACAATGGAGGACATTATGAGCCTGAGGCAGGGGACCTCATTGTTCTTTCAAATACCAAGCCGCGAAAGATTGAAGATTTGAATAAGCCTGGAGAAACCTTTGTTATTGCCTTGGTTGCTACAATGGAAGATGATTCTGATATGACTCGAATTCTCACATCCAAGGAGATTGATGGTTCGAAATTACTACCTAAGGGGGTTAAGGTTGAAAAGGGTGTAAGAGTTTTTGTCACTTATTTGATCAACTTGATAACGAATATGAGGATATGGAAAGCATTGAATCCTGAACCTCAAGGTGTGAGTATGGACCTTGTTCTTAAGGTTCTTCAGCCTACTTCTTAT GCAGGTGAGGATTGCACTATATGCGTCTCTCGTGGGGAATTTAGCAATGTGGATTCAAGTGTGCGAGGGGCAATGGATTCTTTAAAGTTAGACGAGTCACAAAAATCTGCTGTTTTTAGCAGTATTTTGATGAGAAAATGCTCACATCAGAAAGACAATGTGAAGCTCATATGGGGTCCTCCAGGGACAGGGAAGACGAAAACAGTTGCTTCGCTTTTATTTTCACTTTTCAAATTGAAATGCAGGACCTTAGCTTGTGCTCCGACTAATATAGCAGTTCTTCAACTCACGAAATGGCTTATGGGGATACTGTCAGAGTCTCTCAAGTATGATACTTATGGCTTGGGTGATGTAATTCTGTTTGGAAATGGTGAGCGAATGAAGGTGGATGATCATGATGAGCTCTTAGATGTGTTTTTGGACTATAGAGCTGAAGTCCTCTCTAAATGCCTTTCACCTGTAGATGGCTGGAAGCATACTTTGGATTCAATGATATCTTTACTTGAACTTCCTGAAGAGCAATACCGAAAATACTTGCTAGATAGAGGGGTACGCGATGATAAGGAGGATGAAAATGAAGATGGCAATGAAAGTGATGATGATGCTAAGGGTAAAGGGTGGAAGAGGGATGAAAGAAGAAAGCACTGGAAAGATGTCATTGATCAATCGATGAAAGGAAGCGACAAGAACAAGAAGGGTCGAAAGGATAAATCTTATGATAAGTTGTTTTCATTCCAAGAGTTTGTGGAGAATAGATTCTATTCTATTGGAGAACGTTTAGGTTTCATGATGAAAAATCTATACACACACCTACCAACATCATTCATTACATTGGATGCAGTAAAGAGCATGATTATCCTGCTTGATCTACTCAAAATCCTTCAAGATGCAAGAGGAAGAGTTGATCATAACCATAGATTAACTATGAAGAGAGAAGAGTTTCTTCAAATTCTTAAGTCTCTTCCTGAGCAATTCAATCTTCCAATCTTATCGTTTTCAGACATACAAACAACCAAGAATGTCTGCTTGAAAAATGCTCAGTTGATTTTCTGTACTGCCTCGAGTTCTGCAAAAATGCAAACTGAGGGCATGGAACCAGTGGAAATGTTGGTCATTGATGAAGCTGCTCAGCTTAAAGAATGCGAGTCATTGATTCCTTTGCAAATCCCAGGTCTCAAGAATGCAATTTTGATTGGGGATGATAAGCAGCTGCCAGCAATGGTTCAAAGCAAG GTTGCTGATAATGCTGATTTTGGAAGAAGCCTGTTTGAAAGGTTAAAAAAATTAGGCCATAACAGCCAATATGTGAATTACAAGGATAGTGGTTTCTCAGTGAGTGTTCGTTCTGTTGATGGATTTCAAGGCGGAGAAGAGGATGTAATTATAATCTCAACTGTTCGAAGCAATGGAAATGGATCAGTTGGCTTCCTATCCAATCATCAAAGGACAAACGTAGCCCTAACCAGAGCAAG GTTCTGTCTATGGGTAGTAGGGAATGGAACCACATTAATGAAAAGTGGATCTGTGTGGAAGGAGCTTGTGACTGATGCAAAAATACGAGGGTGTTTCTACAATGCAGATGAGGATAAAGATCTTGATAGAGCAATGACAGCAGTAGTAGTCGATACAGAAGTTGATCTTGCAGAGTCTTTGACAAGAAAGTTGGCTGCAGTTAAAATAAGAGACCATCAAGGAGAATCAAGTTCCATATTTAG TTTCGAgtcaaaaaaggaaaatggaagtTCCGTGATTGGATACAGAAGATGGTGA